In Numenius arquata chromosome 1, bNumArq3.hap1.1, whole genome shotgun sequence, the DNA window CTTCAAAGTAATTAACGTTACAACACTGTTGTTATTCACCCCACCCCAGAACAAGCCTGGGAAGTCTAAGGTTAAAGCTGTTCCTAGAGGACATACAAGCTtgtgaaaaatagaaatgtgcAGTTAAAATTTTCCGATTCTGTTTGCAGTGATACCATGTACCGTTTAGTGATACACTAACATCCAGTGATTAGATTGTGATTAAGTCGCTTCAATATTTGCTGTATACCATTAAATCAAATGAACTTTTAAAGCCATAGTTCTTCTCCCTAAAATGTCTCTTCCTGTGGAAGAAGGACAGTGTGTGGGTGTGCTACGTTGAAGATTACTTGAACCTGTCCTAGTCCTAAGTCTGTATAAATATCTATTATACGGACTAGTCAAGAAATTCAGACCAATTACAAACAGAATGTTTTCAAGCAGTGTCTGTGCATTGGAAACAAGATTCGTGTGTGGTCAGTACAGAGCGCTAACATGAAAAGGGTCAGACAGTCCTTAAATTCAATGCTGCTGGTTTGAAATTGCACTGCAATAATTGAAGCTAATTGCTATATGATTGCTCAGccagaatttcttccttttactgcAGGAAGCCACATCCTCCAGTAAATTGTTTCAGTGGGTGATTCCTGTTTTGGATTGTGCTAATTCAACTTGCAGCCACCAAACTTTGTTACACGGATTTTTAATTCACCACACTTCATGTTTTCTCTTAATAAAGAGTCCTTTCTCTTAATGAAAGACTCACAAATTGCTATGCTTCCATTTGATAAGAATCAAACGGTGGAGACCTTCAGAGATCTGCTTGAAAGCCAGGTGCTTAAATAATTTCTGGGAGTCTTCCCTGGATCTCTATTTATTCCTAGATCTCTGTCTTGTCTGATTGGtcatgctggagtctctcatgtTGTTCTTTCAAACGGTTTTATATTAGAGCAGCTGCAAGGCTATCAGCTAGAAGAAAAACCCCTTTAATAGCTATTGTTCAACTAGCACTTAGACTGAGCTGTGTTTACATATTTCTTTCAGACTACCGAAACAGCCAATAAGGGTGGTTATTTTCCAGCACAAACAGTGGGAAACCAGCTTTGCAGAAGGTAGCTTCCTGTTCCCATGCTGCTCCCTCAGGTGCTCACAACCCAATGAGTCAGACACTCATGGCAATCCTGTGAACTACTAATCGTGAAAGCCCTCAGTGCCTTCATGCCTGAGCTCCTTTCATAGCCATGTCTCCTTGTTCTTCACCGTTTTGGCATTCTACAGTGTGTTTTAGTTTTGACATAACCTAAATCGGCTtgtaaagaacaaaaataaagtatGAACTTCAAGTTCTTCAAAATTCCATGTGTAACCTTTAAATGTCGGGAATTCTCAGTCCCCAGTGCATAAAAATGGTGCACATGCAAACAGGTTACCCAAGACAAGCTTGGGAGGGGACTTTCAGCTAGTCAGAAGATGTCCATTTACACCTTCCTACCTTCACTGGATGTACTGCAATTTACAGCCGTGACCCCTGACAATCATGATGCAAATTCACAACCTCATGAACCTTCCCCATAACTGCATGCTTATGTGCAGCACCCCTTGCTATGCTTGTGTTTTACCTGGAGAGAGCCCATGGCTTTTTCCCAGTATCACAGTCACTTGCCTTTTTGCGAGCTTTCCACGAAGTACCACCATGggaatatctttttttctcccagaccAGCAGGACCATTCCCCTCTCTTGAAGAAGAGTGGCACAGATGTCCCTCATCAGTACTGACACTTGCGACAGCTGAGATAAACTGAAGCTGTCCAGGAACCCCGCAATGTACTTGAGCACTTCTACTGGGAGGCTGCTCAGCGAGTCCTTATTTCTCCCTTGGTTAACCACTGTGGAATTGCACTTCCCTGACTCAGCAAGGAGGGTGTCCACCTCTGGTTTAATAGCAAATGTCTTGAGAGGCTTGCTGTATATAACCTTGGCCTTAAGTCCGTCAGGGCGGAAGTGATTCTGAACAAAAGTACATCCCAAGTAGGCCAGTGGGCAGCGATGCTGGAACCATCCATCCAGACATGACTGGATATCAGCATGCACATTCTTGAAGTGGAATGGGAATTCGTCTCTCCTGAAGAAATGACTGCAAGTGAATGTGAAAGCTGAACTGCTTTTGTTGTGTCTTCTGGTTACGCATTCAGTGTAGAGCTCCACATGGAGTTCTGGTGGGCTTTTTTCATCCAGAATGTCTGCTAGAACAGCATTGGAGGAGAAGGGCTCCAGAGGAAAGCTGTATGTTTGTGTTGCAAAATCCACAAAGAGTCCATCGATACCCCTTGCTTCGGAGATCTCGTGGCCTTTCAGCTCTTTTTCCAGTGCACACAGCAATGTGGCTTTAACTATATTTGCCTTAGGTAGTTCTTCTAGATTTATTCCCAATTCTGAGGTATCCACTGACTTGTCCAAAGTTGGCATCTTGTGGCCCAGTGCATCTCCTAGTCGTGCTCTTTTTCCACAGTAACTAACTGGCACCTTGAAGGTGTAAACAGTTTTCACCTCCTGAGCTTCCAAGTTCCCATAGACAAAGTCTTTTTCTTTGGGCGTGCAAGCAGCTAGCTGGCCAAAGCGGATGAGCATTCCTCCATGATGTACCAGATACATGTTGTAATCACCTACACCAACTTCCTTCTTCAGCCTCTCCAGGACCCCTTCTTGCCAGGGAGCCAGTCCTGTCATTTCTGTATTTGGTGCTACTTGTTCAGGCTTTTGGTCTTTTGCCTCTTCTGCACCGTCAGGTACTTCCTTTGCCTTCTCTGTGGAGCTGGCAGCATGAGGGGCTGAAGCTGTTTTCTTGGAAGCCTCCTCTGTCTTTTGTCCTGCACTGGCTGCTGAGCCCGTTACCTTGCAAGCCTGTAGCTCTTTGCTGAATATGTTCTCCCAGGTTTTGTAGCTCCCCAGATCCATTCCCTCTTTGTCCTTTGCCAAATGTTCACGCTCACGTTGGCTGAGCTCGCACAACTGGTCGTCACCCTCTTGGGAACCACAGGCTACTCCTCCCacagcaccttcttcccctcccatGGCTTCATCCATTAGCTCTGGCACTTCATCCTTTTTCCTCCACTCTGGAAACAGGTCGGCTATTTTCAAAGTCCTGAAAAGTATCTTCTGGTCTCTGAGCGCCAAGGCTGTGTCCAAGCAGTCTTCATTCAAGGTCTCCTTCATAATGTTCTTGTGGAGGGTTGTGTCTGAATCCACGTTTGGCCAGCGATTCCACTCCATGGAGCAGCAGACAACGCTGGCTGGACAGACCTGGAGGTGCTTCGCCAGCTTAAAGCGGGCCATGGAAAAAGGGCAGCCATAGGCTGAGTTGAGGCAGGAGACCTGCTCTAAGGGACAGAGCAATTGGTGCTCCTCCTCCTTGCACATGTGGAAGGTGGCCCCGCAGTGAAAGCGGCAGCTGATCACCATGCAGGAGACGGAGGGCTCAATTGGTGCACGGCAGTGCCGGCTGAAACATCTCTCACAGTGCCTGTGCTGCCCAGGGGGAGGTTTCTGAGCCCGGTGCTGTGCGTAGCAAAGACAAGAAGACAAGAGTTATTGCCTGAAGGAGCAAGAATGGCCACAGGCCGTCTGTGCCCGTGGTTGGTTTCTATGCATTAGGTGCTCATATGCACCTCTAGCGGGAATAAGGCTGTGGGCAGGTGACTGCCAGCTCTATACAGTCATGTATCAGCACTAATACCCACGATACAGGGTGGCCTGATAGCAGCACTAATATAGATAAGGTCCTTACTCATTAGCCCAGCAGAGGCAGCGAGGGCTTGGGAGCAAGCTGTTTTCTGTCCCGATATTTACTCTGGGTCTATCTATACCAAGGTGCTGAAACCAAGACTGCCAGAGGCACAGTGAGGGACCTTCCCACTTCCTCAACACTGTTTGAGTAGGAAAGatgacatttctttctctctaGAAAAATTAGCTGGTTGGTTGGCTTACATGTCTTGTCATTCCCCCCATAAAGACTTGGATGTTGTGCAAATGAACCTCGCTTTGCTCTACACCAGCAAGGCTGAGAGTGAGGATTACCACCATGATCCCAGTTTCCAGTGTGGAAACCAGCCTGGGTAAAGGCAAATTTGCCTGGCCTTCTTTACTCTGCTTTTTTGATTCACCCTTACACTCCTAGATGATGCCTGCATGTCACGGAACAGACACTGCAGGGGACTTTCTTTCAGGCAGGTTTTTCTTGCTACATTTACTTTCAGGCATCAAAAACGTGGAATGAGGCGATGCCTCGGTCTGTGTTTTAGAGAGAAGCTCCAGAGTGCAGTGGGGGCTTGCTGCAAGGTTATACTCATCCAGTTAGatccattttctttcactttttttttttttttttttttacaagcttcCTTTCACCTTTCTTCCCCTTGCTGTCACCAGTGAAGGCTGAGCAGataggaaggaggagaaggcggcaGGTACGGTTTATCTCATCCTCAGCTCCGCACCACAGTGTGCAGTTAGGGCAGAAGGGGAGCCACAAAGGTCTAAACTTCAACAGAGCTTTTCCCTTCCTGTGATGGAGCAGGGGAGAGGTCAGTTCTGAGCATGCCTTTTGCAGGGTGCCTCTTTGAGAAAGAATCCATTTTTGTTCCTTTGGGATCTATTTTAGAGCATGATCCTACAAAAACCTGTCACCACTGCTCTACTGTTTCAGTCATCCTACTTACTTCTGACCAGTCAGTGTTGAACACTACCTGGAACAGAATGGGTGATCCTGAGTTGATCATATTTTAGATGCAATTTATGAAGGTGTTAGTGACACCACAAGGGgacagaaaatagagaaaaagaccCCAGGCAGCAAGTAATAAACAATTACCAGTTTCCATATCATAAATTCAGCTGCCACCAGACAGCTCCATGAATTTAACATTTTGCAACCAACagactggattaaaaaaataaattgaggtTGCCAAAACAAATGTTTCAGAAATTTCAACCAGCTTTATTATATAAGCAGGCTAAATGTTTTCTTAAGGAAGACTGCATTTAAGTTCTCACATTTCCACATTAATACGttttcaaattatatatataattttttcctctgctcgCCTTAAAAACCTTTGATGTAAAAAGGTCATACGAGTTTCCTGAgatctgtcatggtttgggctggactggccgctgaaatgaatgacagatgttATCCCCAaactctccaaggagaggagggagagagagagagagagagagacttatgattttagaaaaaactaatctactttaatgaaaatattaacaaaataatgaaagggaaataatgaaatataaccAGTATATACAAgaccagtatcaagctcccaggatgacgatcacgtcactgaggctggactcagtgatgtatgggaactggattccaaatcTCAA includes these proteins:
- the FBXO40 gene encoding F-box only protein 40; this encodes MAAGRCLAERGGSGRRSRGWPGDVRPPADVGRNLPPVSAAARVLRDRQRLPSGGLGVTTNRVTASEALPSSARAKGFDNEKRDIEIICLTKQHIQVRDEHRAQKPPPGQHRHCERCFSRHCRAPIEPSVSCMVISCRFHCGATFHMCKEEEHQLLCPLEQVSCLNSAYGCPFSMARFKLAKHLQVCPASVVCCSMEWNRWPNVDSDTTLHKNIMKETLNEDCLDTALALRDQKILFRTLKIADLFPEWRKKDEVPELMDEAMGGEEGAVGGVACGSQEGDDQLCELSQREREHLAKDKEGMDLGSYKTWENIFSKELQACKVTGSAASAGQKTEEASKKTASAPHAASSTEKAKEVPDGAEEAKDQKPEQVAPNTEMTGLAPWQEGVLERLKKEVGVGDYNMYLVHHGGMLIRFGQLAACTPKEKDFVYGNLEAQEVKTVYTFKVPVSYCGKRARLGDALGHKMPTLDKSVDTSELGINLEELPKANIVKATLLCALEKELKGHEISEARGIDGLFVDFATQTYSFPLEPFSSNAVLADILDEKSPPELHVELYTECVTRRHNKSSSAFTFTCSHFFRRDEFPFHFKNVHADIQSCLDGWFQHRCPLAYLGCTFVQNHFRPDGLKAKVIYSKPLKTFAIKPEVDTLLAESGKCNSTVVNQGRNKDSLSSLPVEVLKYIAGFLDSFSLSQLSQVSVLMRDICATLLQERGMVLLVWEKKRYSHGGTSWKARKKIWQFSSLFSRVNKWQRNDVVCMSEHLKHCPFYQVEHKTDPVLLTGMCESREQTQKTLVSTFKRRV